The following proteins are co-located in the Triticum aestivum cultivar Chinese Spring chromosome 1A, IWGSC CS RefSeq v2.1, whole genome shotgun sequence genome:
- the LOC123076735 gene encoding disease resistance protein RGA2-like produces MAEYVVRPLVSMLTNKASSYLLDQYKVMNGMEEERETLKRKLLAILDVIQDAEEKGASRPGVSAWLEALKKAAYEANDVFDEFKYEALRRDAKKKGHYKKLGFDIVSLFPAHNPIVFRYRMGKKLCRIVRKIENLVREMNDFGFNQTQQVPPSKQWRNTDSIIIDSEKDIVSRSRNEEKKKIVDILIDQAGNRDLIVLPIVGMGGLGKTTFAQLVYNDPVIKEHFQLQRWCCVSDDFDVVKIANNICEINEIHREKALQNLLKEVSGKRYLIVLDDVWNEDVDKWEKLKTCLKHGAKGSAILTTTRKAQVAQIMKM; encoded by the coding sequence ATGGCGGAGTATGTAGTCAGGCCGCTAGTATCCATGTTGACAAACAAGGCGTCCAGCTACCTGCTGGACCAGTACAAAGTGATGAATGGCATGGAGGAGGAGCGTGAGACCCTGAAGCGCAAGCTTCTGGCGATCTTGGATGTCATCCAAGATGCGGAGGAGAAAGGAGCTTCCCGACCTGGAGTGAGTGCTTGGCTCGAAGCACTCAAGAAGGCAGCCTATGAGGCGAACGATGTCTTCGACGAGTTCAAGTACGAGGCGCTCAGGCGTGATGCCAAGAAGAAGGGACACTACAAGAAGCTTGGCTTTGACATCGTAAGCCTCTTCCCTGCTCACAACCCCATTGTATTTCGTTACAGGATGGGCAAGAAACTGTGCAGGATTGTGCGCAAAATTGAGAACCTTGTCAGAGAGATGAATGACTTTGGATTCAACCAAACTCAGCAAGTACCACCATCCAAGCAGTGGCGCAACACAGATTCCATAATAATTGACTCTGAGAAGGATATTGTCAGCAGGTCCAGaaatgaagagaagaagaagatcgTGGATATATTGATTGATCAAGCCGGCAATAGGGATCTCATCGTCCTTCCCATTGTTGGAATGGGCGGGCTGGGCAAGACCACCTTTGCTCAGCTTGTCTACAATGACCCTGTAATCAAGGAGCATTTCCAGCTCCAGAGGTGGTGTTGTGTGTCAGATGATTTTGATGTTGTGAAGATTGCAAACAATATCTGCGAGATCAATGAGATCCATCGTGAAAAGGCATTGCAGAACCTtctgaaagaagtaagtgggaagaGATACCTCATTGTCTTGGATGATGTATGGAATGAAGATGTTGATAAGTGGGAAAAACTCAAGACCTGTCTGAAGCACGGTGCCAAGGGTAGTGCAATACTGACGACCACTCGTAAAGCGCAAGTAGCACAAATTATGAAGATGTAG